A window of Bacillus toyonensis BCT-7112 genomic DNA:
AGAATGTGACAAAAGTGTGAAATTCGACAAAAGGGGTTGTCATCTGACGTCGAATCTTGTAATATAATAAGCGTGAACGAATTCACATACAAACATATACCCCTTTGTTTGAACGTGAAAATTTCTCCCATCCCCTTTAATATTTTTATAAGCCGTAAAGAAAAAGACCTGGTGTTTACACCAGGTCTTTTTCTATTGCTATCCATTTCCAATAACGCTCACATTTTACGTCAATCATTTGTACTTTGCGTTTCAGTTGTAATTTTTTTAGTTCGCGCTCGATCTCTTGTTGCGAGCAGTCATATATAAATGCTACTTCTTTTGAAGATATAAATTGCGTTGCTTCTAGTAACATTTCTAAAGGCGGTAATGGTTCTGGCTCGATTTCACATTTTACGAGCTCTTTTAATAATTGTACGTATACATCATAGGAATAAGTTCCAGCGATTTTAATGCCTTCTTCATCTGAGTTCGCATGAAAAAAGACGAGGGAAGGTATTTCTGTAATATGCATTTCATTTGTGAATTTTAAGTCACATTGGAAAGCTTTTTTTGCGCTGGCGGAATGTAGATCTTTTTTAAATTCTTCTACATCAATATTGCTATCTTTTGCACATGCAAGCAATAATTCGCAGTCAGGGTTTGATACATTTTCAAGGAAAATGTATTCTTGGAGTTTTCGCAAAAACTTCGAACCTGCTTTTCGGCCTTGTAACTCCGCTGCTTTAATTGCCATCGAAACTAAATATGGTGTTGATGATGCCTCTTGCATATGTACTTTTCCATCACATGAAAAACCTTGTAAACTTGTCGTCTTTTCCCACACAAATCGAATATTAGCAGGTTTATTCCATTTGTGTGAGGAAGCGTTCGTTCCGTCCACTTTTCCAGTTACAATATGACGAATAGAGAAGTATTTCCCGTATTCAAGCCATAGTTTAATAATAAAGGGTTCAATTTCCCAGCAATCTTTACAAAGTGGATCAATAAATAAATATGCTTCTACAGACTTATGCTCACATGCGGAAGGAGATGGCATATTGATATGCTTTGCTTCCTGTTTATCCATTATATTTCACCTGTTTCGTTTGGAGTATTAACCATATGCTGAGCAGTTAATGCTAAACGTTCAAAAACGAACTCTCTTATATGACCGTGTACTCCTGTGTCATCCATTGCTTGCTCCATACATGATAGCCAAGCCTCTGCTCGTTTTGGCGTAATCTCAAACGGAAGATGGCGTGCTCTTAACATAGGATGACCATGTTCTTCAGTGTACAAATTAGGACCACCTAAATATTGTGTTAAAAATTGTTTTTGCTTCCTAGCTGTTTCTGTTAAATCATCCGGGAAGATGGGAGATAAGTCAGGGTGTTTACTGACATAGGAATAAAATGTGTCTACTAATATTGCAATGCATTGTTCACCGCCAATTGCTTCAAATGGTGTCATCGGTTGCTTGCTCA
This region includes:
- a CDS encoding ClpXP adapter SpxH family protein encodes the protein MDKQEAKHINMPSPSACEHKSVEAYLFIDPLCKDCWEIEPFIIKLWLEYGKYFSIRHIVTGKVDGTNASSHKWNKPANIRFVWEKTTSLQGFSCDGKVHMQEASSTPYLVSMAIKAAELQGRKAGSKFLRKLQEYIFLENVSNPDCELLLACAKDSNIDVEEFKKDLHSASAKKAFQCDLKFTNEMHITEIPSLVFFHANSDEEGIKIAGTYSYDVYVQLLKELVKCEIEPEPLPPLEMLLEATQFISSKEVAFIYDCSQQEIERELKKLQLKRKVQMIDVKCERYWKWIAIEKDLV